The following DNA comes from Vibrio gigantis.
TAGTAATATCTTCATTATTGATAAATGCTAAACAGCCATCAACAACTTCACCAAGATTATGTGGTGGGATGTTGGTAGCCATACCTACTGCGATACCAGAAGCACCGTTTACCAATAGGTTAGGAATTTTTGTAGGAAGTACTGCTGGAATTTGTTCTGTACCATCATAGTTCGGTACGTAATCCACAGTTTCCTTATCAAGGTCAGCCAGGAGCTCGTGAGCAATTTTCGCCATACGAACTTCGGTATAACGCATTGCAGCCGCGGAGTCGCCATCGATAGAACCAAAGTTACCTTGGCCATCAACTAGCATGTAACGCAGTGAGAACGGTTGAGCCATACGAACAATTGTATCGTATACAGCACTATCACCATGCGGGTGGTATTTACCGATTACATCACCTACTACACGAGCAGACTTTTTATATGGTTTGTTCCAATCATTACCTAGTACATTCATCGCGAACAAAACGCGGCGGTGTACTGGTTTTAGGCCATCACGCACATCTGGAAGGGCACGACCAACGATGACGGACATCGCGTAGTCTAGGTATGAACCTCTAAGCTCATCTTCAATATTTACGGGCGTGATCTCTTTCGCTAGATCGCTCATAGAGCCATTTTCCCTCTATAGTCAGATCGTATTTTTGAATACGTATAAGACCGAAAAATATAACACAAATTTACCTACGGAGGCATCACTTTCCCACTCCTTTTACCATCTTGTGACCCTTGTAGCCAATCAATTGATGAGAAATTGCACCTCCGCATCATATCTTGCTGAAACATGGTCACTTTACATCCAATAAACTAGCAAAATTGTAGATCTTCTGGTCAGCGCGAAAAGGCAAGTTATAATGCCTGCAATTTCATGGATGCATTATTTAACTTGGAAATGCCGATTATGACTAAATCACAGAACGTAGACCCAGCAGAAATCAAGAAATTCGAAGACATGGCGTCACGCTGGTGGGATCTAGAAGGCGAATTTAAGCCGCTACATCAAATCAACCCACTGCGCCTAAATTACGTATTAGAGAAGGCTGAAGGCCTATTTGGCAAGAAAGTCCTCGATGTTGGCTGCGGCGGCGGCATTCTAGCTGAAAGCATGGCGGTTGAAGGTGCGATAGTGACTGGCCTAGATATGGGTAAAGAGCCGCTAGAAGTAGCACGCCTTCACGCATTGGAAACAGGCACCAAACTCGATTACATCCAGAGTACGATAGAAGACCATGCAGAGCAGAACCCACACACCTACGATGTGGTAACGTGCATGGAAATGCTTGAACACGTACCTGACCCACAATCTGTTATCACTGCCTGTTCGAAGCTGGTGAAACCTGGCGGCCATGTATTCTTTTCTACGTTAAACCGTAACTTCAAATCTTACTTGTTTGCGATTGTTGGCGCAGAGAAGCTATTGAAGATTGTTCCAGAAGGTACTCATGAACACGATAAGTTCATTCGCCCTGCCGAACTTATCAAAATGATTGATAACACGCCGCTGCAAGAATTAGGCATTACGGGACTGCACTATAATCCGTTAACGGACACTTACCGTTTAGGCACAAATGTAGACGTAAACTACATCGTTCACACTCAAAACTTTGGCTAAAAAATATCGGTAGCCCTACCGTAAAACCTTTTGTAAAAAAGACGAATGAAAAGAGTTGCAATTACCATAAGTTTGCGACTTTTTTCAGTCTAAATTTCGTGCTCTAGCTTCCATTTTGACCATCTCGATTTAAATTTAATCGCCCAAAGTCCATCGCCCATTTTGGCCAAAGATCAAGGGATTTTTTTTTATGACCGTGCAAAAATAAAGCATCATTAAAAGCCGACTTTTATACAATCAAGTGACATCTAACCTCATCAGTTAGTGGTCACTTACAGTTTTTTTTCAATCCACCACTTATCCACAAGCAACCCCATTTCTTTACCTTGAAAAATATCAGTTGTAGCACTATCTTGTAACCCAACAAACAAATGACCCCTATATGTTGTGTTTGAACTACAATATATGGGTAGACCAAGATCACAAAGCCGAAACGTAATTTACAAAAATTACACAGAAATACACAAAAACACGGCCTTGTTCAGTTTTGTTAGGGAAATTAAGCAGAATGAACCAACAACTTACTGTTACCAAGCGTAACGGGCGCAAAGAAACGATCGATTTAGAAAAAATCCATCGCGTGATCACATGGGCAGCTGAAGGCTTGCACAATGTTTCTGTATCACAAGTAGAATTGAAAGCTCACATTCAGTTTTACGATGGCATTACCACTACTGATATCCATGAGACAATCATCAAGTCAGCAGCGGATCTAATCTCTGAAGAGACTCCAGATTACCAATATCTTGCAGCACGTCTTGCAGTATTCCACCTACGTAAAAAAGCGTACGGCGAATACGAGCCGCCTGCACTGTTTGACCACGTTGCAAAACTGGTTGATATGGGTAAATACGATAGCCACCTTATGGAAGACTACACGAAAGCTGAATTCGAAGAGCTTGACGAGTATATCGACCACAAACGTGACTTAGACTTCTCTTACGCGGCGGTTAAGCAGCTTGAAGGTAAATACTTCGTGCAAAACCGTGTAACGAAAGAAATCTACGAGAGTGCTCAGTTCCTTTACATTTTAGTTGCTGCGTGTCTATTCGCTAAATACCCGAAATCGACTCGTCTTGACTACATCAAACGTTTTTACGACGCATCGTCTACGTTTAAGATTTCTCTACCTACACCGATCATGTCTGGTGTACGTACGCCTACTCGTCAATTCAGTTCTTGTGTACTGATCGAGTGTGGTGACAGCCTTGATTCAATCAACGCAACAGCAAGCTCAATTGTTCGTTACGTATCTCAACGCGCTGGTATTGGTATCAACGCAGGTCGTATCCGTGCGCTTGGTTCTGAAATCCGTAATGGTGAAGCGTTCCACACTGGCTGTATCCCTTTCTACAAATACTTCCAAACAGCAGTAAAATGTTGTTCTCAAGGTGGTGTTCGTGGTGGCGCAGCAACAGTGTTCTACCCACTATGGCACGGTGAAGTTCAGTCTCTACTAGTACTGAAAAACAACCGCGGCGTTGAAGAGAACCGTGTTCGTCATATGGACTACGGTGTGCAGCTGAACAAGCTTATGTACTCACGTCTTGTTCAAGGTGGCAACATCAGCCTGTTCTCACCTTCTGACGTACCTGGCCTTTACGATGCATTCTTCGAAAACCAAGACCGTTTTGAAGAACTATACGTTAAGTACGAAAACGATCCATCAGTGAAGCGTGAAACAGTAAAAGCTGTTGAGCTATTCTCTCTGCTAATGCAAGAGCGTGCTTCTACTGGTCGTATCTACATTCAGAACGTTGACCACTGTAATACACACAGCCCGTTTGATTCTGAAGTTGCCCCTGTTCGTCAATCGAACCTATGTCTAGAAATCGCACTACCAACTAAGCCGCTTTCTAATGTAGAAGACGACGAAGGCGAAATTGCACTATGTACGCTTTCAGCATTCAACCTTGGCGCAATCAATGAACTTGACGACCTAGCAGAGCTTTCTGAGCTGGTTGTTCGTGCTCTAGACGCACTTCTTGATTACCAAGATTACCCGCTTCCAGCGGCATACAAGTCGACAATGAACCGTCGTACTCTAGGTGTGGGTGTTATCAACTACGCATACTACCTAGCGAAGAATGGTGTTAAGTACTCTGATGGCAGCGCAAATGGCCTGACTCACCGTACTTTTGAAGCGATTCAATACCACTTGCTAAAAGCATCTGTTGAACTAGCGAAAGAGCAAGGTCGTTGCCCATCTTTCCACGAGACCAACTACGCGAAAGGCCTACTGCCAATCGATACTTACAAAAAAGATATCGACTTAGTATGTGAAGAGCCATTGCACTACGATTGGGATTCTCTACGTGAAGAGATTATGGAGCACGGTCTGCGTAACTCTACGCTAACAGCGCTTATGCCTTCTGAGACATCGTCTCAAATCTCGAACGCCACTAACGGTATCGAGCCACCACGTGGTTACGTATCTGTAAAAGCATCGAAAGACGGTATCCTGAAGCAAGTTGTTCCAGATTTCCTAAATCTTAAAGAGAACTACGAGCTACTTTGGAACATTGGTAATAACGATGGTTACTTGCACTTAGTGG
Coding sequences within:
- the ubiG gene encoding bifunctional 2-polyprenyl-6-hydroxyphenol methylase/3-demethylubiquinol 3-O-methyltransferase UbiG, giving the protein MDALFNLEMPIMTKSQNVDPAEIKKFEDMASRWWDLEGEFKPLHQINPLRLNYVLEKAEGLFGKKVLDVGCGGGILAESMAVEGAIVTGLDMGKEPLEVARLHALETGTKLDYIQSTIEDHAEQNPHTYDVVTCMEMLEHVPDPQSVITACSKLVKPGGHVFFSTLNRNFKSYLFAIVGAEKLLKIVPEGTHEHDKFIRPAELIKMIDNTPLQELGITGLHYNPLTDTYRLGTNVDVNYIVHTQNFG
- the nrdA gene encoding class 1a ribonucleoside-diphosphate reductase subunit alpha; protein product: MNQQLTVTKRNGRKETIDLEKIHRVITWAAEGLHNVSVSQVELKAHIQFYDGITTTDIHETIIKSAADLISEETPDYQYLAARLAVFHLRKKAYGEYEPPALFDHVAKLVDMGKYDSHLMEDYTKAEFEELDEYIDHKRDLDFSYAAVKQLEGKYFVQNRVTKEIYESAQFLYILVAACLFAKYPKSTRLDYIKRFYDASSTFKISLPTPIMSGVRTPTRQFSSCVLIECGDSLDSINATASSIVRYVSQRAGIGINAGRIRALGSEIRNGEAFHTGCIPFYKYFQTAVKCCSQGGVRGGAATVFYPLWHGEVQSLLVLKNNRGVEENRVRHMDYGVQLNKLMYSRLVQGGNISLFSPSDVPGLYDAFFENQDRFEELYVKYENDPSVKRETVKAVELFSLLMQERASTGRIYIQNVDHCNTHSPFDSEVAPVRQSNLCLEIALPTKPLSNVEDDEGEIALCTLSAFNLGAINELDDLAELSELVVRALDALLDYQDYPLPAAYKSTMNRRTLGVGVINYAYYLAKNGVKYSDGSANGLTHRTFEAIQYHLLKASVELAKEQGRCPSFHETNYAKGLLPIDTYKKDIDLVCEEPLHYDWDSLREEIMEHGLRNSTLTALMPSETSSQISNATNGIEPPRGYVSVKASKDGILKQVVPDFLNLKENYELLWNIGNNDGYLHLVGIMQKFVDQAISANTNYDPSVYDSGKVPMKKLLQDLLTAYKYGVKTLYYHNTRDGAKDDQGDAVQVPEEDCEGGGCKI